In Solanum pennellii chromosome 3, SPENNV200, a single window of DNA contains:
- the LOC107012678 gene encoding histone-lysine N-methyltransferase, H3 lysine-9 specific SUVH6-like, giving the protein MSVLVETKMLGKKKLYLMVDTESPSTFKRLKVDATRNFPENCGPFVCQNNGSRKIYPEFPSNTKRVKVDSRRSFPENCGPQKRDGSDTQCSVDADGKSCSEVESAESSNFEATGNQPLKLKEENLMYDESSQHHQVQKQSTDTFGWFIKDEPIESGPAIVSQENLIDCRNDEPSKETSQSVHHEEVSDDESRSWVNDDDISILTCAEWNSLTSGLKAQSIDGKKGGKEGEIIHKCSDILEDFKPLPDIIRPEQQYESVFMKKQMDLGVPQENSRNSAVICGVSGHGLSTEYEHIHEVKQVRETLKLFDDIYTKLLQEDKTENPEGRSKRKIHIEAAMTLKNQKKWVNCEWTFGHVPGVQIGDQFRFRAELVMIGLHHQFMNGINYVNIGRKYVATSIVDSGRYDNKAISSETFIYVGQGGNPKVSVNARVEDQKLKGGNLALKNSMDMGCPVRVICGRKRVNGEKSDIRYIYNGLYTVTKCWEEIASTGKYVFKFELKRNPGQPKLNREIVSRTTSLGKVDHFHVNKATKSIMESEFVVDYDVSQGKEKIPIRVVNAIDDERLPSFTYITNIRYPDWYYISKPQGCNCTSGCSDSEQCSCASRNGGEIPFNTRGSIVRAQPLVYECGPSCKCPPFCKNRVSQHGPRYHLEVFKTESRGWGLRSRDRVSSGSFICEYVGELLDEKEAESRIDNDEYLFDVGNYDEEIPKRNPMRNNNLKVESDSLGRKDEDGFALDAVRYGNVGRFINHSCSPNLYAQNVMYYHGDRRVPHIMFFASKSIAPLEEFTYHYNYGHVYDKNSNLKRKNCRCGFRNCEGRMY; this is encoded by the coding sequence ATGTCTGTGTTAGTGGAAACAAAGATGTTAGGCAAGAAGAAACTTTATCTGATGGTCGATACTGAATCTCCCTCCACATTTAAGCGTCTAAAAGTTGATGCTACCCGCAATTTTCCAGAAAATTGTGGTCCATTTGTTTGTCAAAACAATGGAAGCCGAAAGATCTACCCGGAATTTCCATCTAATACCAAGCGTGTAAAAGTAGACTCTAGGAGGAGTTTTCCTGAGAATTGTGGCCCTCAAAAGAGGGATGGAAGTGATACTCAATGCTCTGTTGACGCTGATGGCAAGAGTTGTTCTGAAGTTGAGTCAGCTGAATCAAGTAATTTTGAGGCAACTGGAAACCAACCTTTGaaattgaaagaagaaaatcTTATGTATGATGAATCTTCTCAACATCATCAAGTCCAAAAGCAGTCAACTGATACATTTGGTTGGTTTATAAAAGATGAGCCTATTGAAAGTGGACCTGCTATTGTTTCACAAGAAAATCTAATTGACTGTCGAAATGATGAACCTAGTAAGGAAACAAGCCAGAGCGTTCACCATGAAGAAGTTTCTGATGATGAGTCCAGGAGTTGGGTAAATGATGATGACATATCCATTTTAACATGCGCCGAGTGGAACTCACTAACATCAGGTCTCAAGGCCCAAAGTATTGATGGTAAGAAAGGTGGCAAGGAGGGCGAGATCATACACAAGTGCTCAGATATTTTAGAAGATTTCAAGCCATTGCCCGACATCATACGTCCTGAGCAGCAATATGAATCTGTGTTCATGAAGAAGCAAATGGATCTCGGAGTTCCTCAAGAAAATTCAAGGAATTCTGCTGTCATATGTGGTGTTTCTGGTCATGGATTGTCAACTGAATATGAACATATTCATGAAGTAAAACAAGTTAGAGAGACTCTGAAACTTTTTGATGACATATATACTAAACTTTTGCAAGAAGATAAAACAGAGAATCCTGAAGGACGatccaaaagaaaaatacatatagAGGCAGCAATGACTTTGAAAAATCAGAAAAAGTGGGTAAATTGTGAGTGGACTTTTGGGCATGTTCCTGGAGTTCAAATCGGGGATCAATTCCGGTTCAGAGCAGAACTTGTTATGATCGGATTACATCACCAATTTATGAATGGTATCAATTATGTGAATATTGGCAGAAAATACGTTGCAACAAGCATTGTTGATTCTGGTCGGTACGATAACAAGGCCATATCTTCTGAAACATTCATTTATGTAGGTCAAGGCGGGAATCCAAAAGTATCTGTTAATGCGAGAGTGGAAGATCAAAAGCTTAAAGGGGGTAATCTTGCCTTGAAGAACTCCATGGACATGGGATGTCCGGTGAGAGTTATTTGTGGTCGAAAAAGAGTGAATGGTGAAAAGAGTGATATAAGATACATTTACAATGGGCTCTACACTGTGACCAAGTGTTGGGAAGAAATAGCTTCAACTGGAAAATATGTTTTCAAGTTTGAACTAAAGAGAAATCCTGGCCAACCAAAACTTAATCGTGAAATAGTGTCACGGACCACAAGTTTAGGCAAGGTAGATCATTTTCATGTTAACAAAGCAACAAAATCGATTATGGAGTCAGAGTTTGTTGTGGACTATGATGTCTCGCAAGGAAAAGAGAAGATACCAATTCGTGTTGTCAATGCAATAGATGATGAGAGACTCCCATCATTTACTTACATTACCAACATACGGTATCCAGATTGGTATTACATCTCTAAGCCTCAAGGTTGCAATTGCACAAGTGGATGCTCCGATTCTGAGCAATGCTCTTGTGCTTCTAGGAACGGAGGTGAGATTCCATTCAACACAAGAGGCTCTATTGTTAGAGCACAACCTCTTGTTTATGAGTGTGGTCCGTCTTGCAAATGTCCCCCTTTTTGCAAAAATAGAGTTAGCCAACATGGTCCTCGATACCATTTGGAGGTTTTCAAGACAGAATCGAGAGGATGGGGTTTGAGGTCACGAGACCGTGTCTCATCCGGAAGTTTTATATGTGAATATGTTGGGGAGTTGCTTGATGAAAAGGAAGCTGAAAGTAGAATAGATAATGATGAGTACTTGTTTGATGTTGGCAACTATGATGAAGAAATCCCAAAAAGGAATCCTATGCGTAATAATAACCTCAAAGTTGAGTCAGATTCTTTGGGGAGGAAGGATGAAGATGGCTTTGCCCTTGATGCAGTTAGATATGGGAATGTTGGAAGATTTATCAACCATAGTTGCTCACCAAACCTTTATGCTCAAAATGTCATGTATTACCATGGTGATAGGAGAGTACCTCATATAATGTTTTTTGCTTCTAAGAGTATTGCACCATTAGAGGAGTTTACGTATCACTACAACTATGGTCatgtttatgataaaaatagtaATCTGAAGAGAAAGAATTGTAGATGTGGCTTTCGGAATTGCGAGGGGAGAATGTACTAA